Proteins from a single region of Caloramator sp. E03:
- a CDS encoding Lon protease family protein: protein MEYKKLTVDDIKIDYSSLPNFDNSKEITPFKEIIGQQRAVDAIELGLLMNKKGYNIYVSGNNGCGKRSYVIKRIKEYAKKMPTPKDWCYVYNFKDKNIPIAIWLNPGTSKEFKEDIEKFIDSLFNEVPDFFSSEEYEKKRNEIMDAYQKEMLKYVDKLYDEAKFRGFNVKSTGEGFAFIPLINDNEEMTERQYNELSQEAKDKINEDVSELKMIALEAIRKTKQLKKEMKDRLKKLDDYVSIEIIGEKIKTLEEKYGYNPKVIEYLRDMERDIIENIDAFMDSEDIAEKYDDEFFKKYCVNIIVSNNEGEGAPVIFEDKPEFHNLIGIIEYENKQGILVTDFTMIKAGSLHKANGGFIIIDALQLLLSYKGWNALKNSLISNNIFIENLKNQFDIIPIATLEPESIPLDIKVILLGSPYIYYLLFNYDNDFKELFKIKADFEEDIKNNNGEILKFLGFISNYCEENNILPITREGIIEIMKYSSRIAESRNYFTASFDKIVDIIDLSNTNAKLKSNTKISKEDVKDAIYSLEKRHGIIRDKLLDMYREGKYIINLEGYRIGEINALAVIDYGDFAFGKQNRVTVTTYPGKNGVINIEREIQMSGSIHSKGVLILTGYLGETFGQNNYMSFNANICFEQMYGEINGDSASAAELIALLSSLSDIPIKQNIAVTGSINQRGEIQPVGGINEKIEGFYYICKALNVNDCGVIIPHSNLDQLILKDEVIDAVGNNTFSIYAVSNIEQCMEIMIDEKLRKNERVLDLLKDRINDKMKKYKDIFLDEKPKKKGN, encoded by the coding sequence ATGGAGTATAAAAAACTAACTGTAGATGACATTAAGATAGACTATAGTTCACTTCCAAATTTTGATAACAGCAAAGAGATAACTCCATTTAAAGAAATAATTGGACAACAAAGGGCAGTAGATGCAATTGAATTGGGATTATTGATGAATAAAAAAGGATATAACATATATGTATCAGGGAACAATGGCTGTGGGAAAAGAAGTTATGTTATAAAAAGGATTAAGGAATATGCTAAAAAAATGCCTACTCCAAAGGATTGGTGTTATGTATATAATTTTAAGGATAAGAACATACCTATAGCAATATGGTTAAATCCGGGTACTTCAAAGGAATTTAAAGAAGATATAGAAAAATTTATAGATAGTTTATTTAACGAAGTTCCAGATTTTTTTTCAAGTGAAGAATATGAAAAGAAAAGAAATGAGATTATGGATGCCTATCAAAAGGAAATGCTGAAATATGTTGATAAATTGTATGATGAAGCTAAGTTTAGAGGATTTAATGTTAAAAGTACAGGAGAAGGTTTTGCTTTTATTCCTCTTATTAATGATAATGAGGAGATGACAGAAAGGCAGTATAATGAGCTTTCCCAAGAGGCAAAGGATAAAATAAATGAGGACGTTAGTGAACTTAAAATGATTGCTCTTGAAGCTATAAGAAAAACTAAACAGCTAAAAAAAGAGATGAAGGATAGGCTTAAAAAATTAGATGATTATGTATCAATAGAGATAATAGGAGAGAAGATAAAAACTCTTGAAGAGAAATATGGATATAATCCAAAGGTAATTGAATATTTAAGGGATATGGAAAGGGATATAATTGAAAACATAGATGCATTTATGGATAGTGAAGATATAGCAGAAAAGTATGACGATGAATTTTTTAAAAAATACTGTGTAAATATTATCGTATCAAATAATGAAGGTGAAGGAGCACCGGTAATATTTGAAGATAAACCAGAATTTCATAATCTGATAGGAATTATAGAGTATGAAAATAAACAGGGTATTCTTGTTACAGACTTTACTATGATAAAAGCAGGAAGCCTTCATAAAGCCAACGGTGGGTTTATAATAATAGATGCCTTACAGCTTTTACTAAGCTATAAGGGTTGGAATGCTTTAAAAAACAGCCTCATTTCAAATAATATTTTCATTGAAAACTTAAAAAACCAGTTTGATATAATTCCTATTGCAACTTTAGAGCCAGAGAGCATACCTCTTGATATTAAGGTTATTTTACTTGGAAGTCCATATATATATTATCTGCTTTTTAATTATGATAATGATTTTAAAGAGCTTTTTAAAATAAAGGCTGATTTTGAAGAGGATATAAAAAATAACAATGGTGAAATTTTAAAATTTCTTGGATTTATAAGCAACTATTGCGAAGAAAATAATATACTTCCTATAACAAGAGAAGGAATAATTGAAATAATGAAGTATTCTTCAAGAATTGCAGAGAGCAGAAACTATTTTACTGCCTCCTTTGATAAGATAGTGGACATAATCGATCTTTCTAACACAAATGCAAAACTAAAATCTAATACTAAAATATCTAAGGAAGATGTAAAAGATGCTATTTATTCCCTTGAAAAAAGGCATGGAATTATAAGGGATAAACTTTTGGATATGTATAGGGAAGGTAAATATATAATAAATCTTGAAGGCTATAGGATAGGAGAAATAAATGCACTTGCAGTTATTGATTATGGGGATTTTGCCTTTGGAAAACAAAACCGAGTAACTGTTACTACTTACCCGGGGAAAAACGGAGTTATAAACATTGAAAGAGAGATACAAATGAGCGGCAGTATTCACAGTAAAGGAGTATTGATTTTAACAGGGTATTTAGGAGAAACCTTTGGCCAAAATAATTACATGTCCTTCAATGCTAATATATGCTTTGAACAGATGTATGGGGAAATAAATGGAGACAGTGCCTCTGCTGCAGAGCTAATAGCACTTCTTTCAAGCCTTTCTGATATTCCAATAAAACAGAATATTGCTGTAACAGGTTCAATAAATCAAAGGGGAGAAATACAGCCAGTTGGAGGGATAAATGAGAAAATAGAAGGTTTTTATTATATATGCAAAGCTCTAAATGTTAATGACTGTGGAGTTATAATACCTCATTCAAAT
- the deoC gene encoding deoxyribose-phosphate aldolase, with amino-acid sequence MISKDYIASIIDHTILKPEAVPDDIKRICKEAKENKFASVCVNPCHVKLVKKELEGSDVKVCTVIGFPLGANSSCVKAFETKKAIEDGAQEVDMVINIGMLKANEYDYVRDDIKAVVEAAEGKALVKVIIETCLLTDEEKVMACKLAKEAGADFVKTSTGFSKWGAKVEDIKLMRQTVGEDMGVKASGGVHSFEDAVAMIEAGASRIGASSSLKIIGK; translated from the coding sequence ATGATTAGCAAAGATTACATTGCATCCATAATCGATCATACTATTTTAAAGCCCGAGGCAGTTCCTGATGATATTAAGAGAATATGCAAAGAAGCAAAGGAAAACAAATTTGCCTCTGTTTGCGTAAACCCTTGCCATGTAAAACTTGTTAAAAAAGAGCTTGAAGGAAGTGATGTTAAGGTTTGTACGGTAATAGGTTTTCCTCTTGGAGCAAACAGTAGCTGCGTTAAAGCTTTTGAAACTAAAAAGGCTATTGAAGACGGGGCACAGGAAGTTGATATGGTAATTAATATAGGTATGTTAAAAGCAAATGAATACGATTATGTAAGAGATGATATAAAGGCAGTAGTTGAGGCTGCAGAAGGAAAGGCTTTAGTTAAAGTAATAATTGAAACATGCCTTTTAACTGATGAAGAAAAGGTTATGGCATGTAAACTTGCAAAGGAGGCAGGAGCTGATTTTGTAAAAACTTCTACTGGATTTAGTAAATGGGGTGCAAAGGTTGAGGATATAAAACTTATGAGGCAAACTGTAGGAGAAGATATGGGAGTTAAAGCCTCAGGAGGAGTACATAGCTTTGAAGATGCTGTTGCTATGATTGAAGCAGGAGCAAGCAGAATAGGAGCAAGCTCATCATTGAAAATTATAGGAAAGTAA
- a CDS encoding complex I subunit 5 family protein, whose translation MQHYPVLSIIILFFGAFLNALFRGKALVRKIITTVSTGISFILILLLIKPVIIDGQIISYWMGNWIPVPDSVVGICLVVDQLSLFFAVLASFTIFLSGLYSFKYMEKDDIIDKYYVLYLMLSGSIIGFIFSGDIFNMFVMIEISTFSAVTLTAFRSHIEGAIEAAFKYIVVGSIGSSFILIGTILLYAQLHTLNMAQIAVLMHKNYTPITLFAFGIIFVGYAVKAFIVPWHSIAADVYTTAPAAVFMFFSSMVNKAGVYGIIRLLYVLFQSMNLPPIHILVVVLGTITMFIGVTMTLIQTDFKRFLAFQSISQIGYIITGIGLSTAIGISGGLYHVLNYTLFNGLLFLCADAVFYSVGTTDINKLGGLAKKMPQTALIFLIGAFSISGLPPFNGFVSKGLIYQASYKEGFIPVTIVALLVSVLTLASFINIIQSVFFGQLPKECEDAKEVPLTMRIPMWIMAILCFLTGILPRYVSRYIITPAVSATLNIGKYIDVIYGKGYSQKYFNEVITVPDIDYKLAGYCRPEYWLIIFIILLASFTLVALTWGLKIKVGNIEKDKDYNYYTFYIAVKSKCSQVRENGLFLGIKYNFRKYFDFINSINSGTVNDYALWVVSTAAVVIVYVFLLVP comes from the coding sequence ATGCAGCACTATCCGGTACTGTCAATTATAATTTTGTTTTTTGGTGCTTTTTTAAATGCTTTATTTAGGGGGAAAGCCTTAGTAAGAAAGATAATAACAACAGTTTCAACAGGAATATCTTTTATACTTATTTTACTTCTAATTAAGCCTGTTATTATTGATGGACAGATTATTTCCTACTGGATGGGCAACTGGATACCTGTACCAGATAGTGTAGTAGGTATATGTCTTGTAGTCGATCAGCTTAGTCTATTTTTTGCAGTATTAGCATCCTTTACGATATTCTTATCTGGCTTATATTCCTTTAAGTATATGGAAAAAGATGATATTATTGATAAATACTATGTACTATATCTAATGCTTTCGGGAAGTATAATAGGATTTATATTCTCTGGAGATATATTTAATATGTTTGTTATGATTGAAATATCAACCTTTTCGGCAGTAACATTAACAGCCTTTAGAAGTCATATTGAAGGGGCTATTGAAGCTGCATTTAAATATATAGTTGTGGGCTCAATAGGCTCATCCTTTATACTTATAGGGACAATTCTATTATATGCACAGCTCCATACACTTAATATGGCACAGATTGCAGTCTTAATGCATAAAAACTACACTCCAATAACTTTGTTTGCTTTTGGAATAATATTTGTTGGATATGCAGTTAAGGCCTTTATTGTTCCATGGCATTCTATAGCAGCCGATGTATACACGACAGCTCCGGCAGCTGTTTTTATGTTCTTTTCCTCAATGGTAAACAAAGCCGGGGTGTATGGTATAATAAGGCTTTTATATGTTCTTTTTCAAAGTATGAATTTGCCACCAATTCATATTTTGGTTGTTGTATTAGGAACTATTACTATGTTTATAGGAGTTACTATGACACTTATACAAACTGATTTTAAAAGGTTTCTTGCTTTTCAGAGCATATCACAGATAGGATATATTATAACAGGTATTGGACTTTCAACTGCCATTGGAATTAGTGGAGGTCTATATCATGTACTAAATTACACGTTGTTTAACGGACTTTTATTTCTTTGTGCAGATGCAGTTTTCTATTCTGTTGGTACTACGGATATTAATAAACTTGGAGGTCTTGCTAAAAAGATGCCTCAAACTGCTTTAATTTTTTTAATTGGAGCTTTTTCAATAAGTGGGCTTCCTCCATTTAACGGGTTTGTATCAAAAGGGCTAATATATCAGGCAAGTTATAAAGAAGGATTTATTCCTGTTACAATAGTTGCACTTTTAGTTAGCGTTTTAACTTTAGCGTCATTTATAAATATAATCCAGTCAGTATTTTTTGGTCAGCTTCCAAAGGAATGTGAAGATGCAAAGGAAGTTCCTCTTACTATGAGAATTCCTATGTGGATTATGGCAATACTTTGCTTTCTAACAGGAATACTTCCAAGGTATGTTTCAAGGTACATAATAACTCCGGCAGTATCAGCAACATTAAACATTGGAAAGTATATAGATGTAATATATGGAAAAGGGTATTCACAAAAATATTTTAATGAAGTTATAACAGTTCCAGATATTGATTATAAGCTTGCAGGATACTGTAGACCAGAATATTGGCTAATCATATTTATAATACTTTTAGCTTCTTTTACATTAGTGGCACTAACATGGGGATTAAAAATCAAAGTAGGTAATATAGAAAAAGATAAAGATTATAATTATTATACATTTTATATCGCTGTGAAAAGTAAATGTTCTCAGGTCAGAGAAAATGGACTTTTCTTGGGGATTAAATATAATTTTAGAAAGTATTTTGATTTTATAAATTCAATTAACAGTGGAACTGTAAATGATTATGCCCTTTGGGTTGTTTCAACAGCAGCAGTAGTTATAGTCTATGTATTTTTACTTGTGCCATAA
- a CDS encoding sodium:proton antiporter has translation MIIENYICSFLLIIFGLYTVLVKKNLIKIVIGLSLINYGINLLFVSVGFKAGGTESIFTLGEIKPETFFVDPVPQALALTSIVIGVCVTAMALSFVIKIKEKFGTIDADKIRRLNG, from the coding sequence TTGATAATCGAGAATTATATATGTTCATTTTTGCTTATAATTTTTGGATTATATACAGTTCTTGTTAAAAAGAATCTTATTAAAATTGTTATAGGATTAAGCCTTATAAATTATGGAATAAACCTTCTTTTTGTTAGTGTAGGTTTTAAGGCAGGGGGAACAGAATCTATTTTTACATTAGGAGAGATTAAACCTGAAACATTTTTCGTTGATCCTGTTCCACAGGCTTTAGCCTTAACTTCCATAGTAATAGGTGTTTGTGTTACTGCAATGGCTTTATCTTTCGTAATTAAAATTAAGGAAAAGTTTGGGACAATAGATGCTGATAAAATAAGGAGGTTGAATGGGTGA
- a CDS encoding MnhB domain-containing protein yields MKNDIKIKNIIVKIGADIFAPIGLVLGFYIILNGNLAPVGGFQGGVLIAFSVMLIYLGYGSEGLKKTFNMELIRKNEGIEVIAYSFFALIGIICVANFCKNVFFNIGNIQKLYNLETTFWTSSAVIYKVLTGVGFLMLLMLVLLPSDGNSNNY; encoded by the coding sequence ATGAAAAATGATATCAAAATTAAAAACATAATAGTAAAAATTGGTGCTGATATTTTTGCTCCAATTGGCCTTGTACTTGGGTTTTATATAATTCTAAATGGGAATTTAGCTCCAGTAGGAGGATTTCAGGGAGGGGTTTTGATAGCATTTTCTGTAATGCTTATATATCTTGGATATGGGAGTGAAGGTTTAAAGAAAACTTTCAACATGGAGTTAATTAGAAAAAATGAAGGAATTGAGGTAATAGCGTATTCCTTTTTTGCTCTTATTGGAATAATATGTGTAGCTAATTTTTGTAAAAATGTGTTTTTTAATATTGGTAATATTCAAAAATTATATAATTTAGAAACTACATTTTGGACAAGCTCCGCTGTTATATATAAAGTCTTAACAGGAGTTGGATTTTTAATGCTTCTTATGCTTGTATTGCTGCCATCAGATGGTAATAGCAATAATTACTAA
- a CDS encoding hydrogenase subunit MbhD domain-containing protein, producing the protein MTNSVLLLNTIIVIGILIFAVFSVYFENILSSIIALSGLGTFVALEFIILQAPDIAIAEAVIGALLSPVIFLVALKKVKGGDKL; encoded by the coding sequence ATGACAAATAGCGTACTTTTATTAAATACTATTATTGTAATTGGTATTCTTATTTTTGCAGTATTTTCTGTATACTTTGAGAATATATTATCGTCTATTATAGCTTTAAGTGGTTTAGGTACCTTTGTAGCATTAGAGTTTATTATACTTCAAGCACCAGATATTGCAATTGCAGAGGCAGTTATTGGTGCTTTGCTTTCCCCTGTTATATTTTTAGTGGCTTTAAAGAAGGTCAAAGGAGGGGACAAGTTATGA
- the mnhG gene encoding monovalent cation/H(+) antiporter subunit G: MRIIVDIFLILGSFFAFAGTVGMIRMPDTFCRMQSSTNIATLGTLGTVIGGAIYSFYRGSISIGVRAILIVFFILLTNPIATHSICKAAYRFGIRPSKNFVCDEYGRDILNDK; encoded by the coding sequence ATGAGAATAATTGTCGATATATTTTTAATTTTAGGAAGTTTTTTTGCCTTTGCTGGAACTGTTGGAATGATAAGAATGCCAGATACTTTCTGTAGGATGCAGTCAAGTACAAACATAGCAACACTTGGAACTTTAGGTACAGTAATAGGAGGAGCAATCTATTCATTTTATAGAGGAAGTATTTCAATCGGAGTAAGAGCTATTTTGATAGTTTTTTTTATACTTCTTACTAATCCAATTGCAACACATTCTATTTGTAAAGCTGCCTACAGGTTTGGAATAAGGCCCAGTAAAAACTTCGTTTGTGATGAATATGGGAGGGATATTCTTAATGACAAATAG
- a CDS encoding monovalent cation/H+ antiporter complex subunit F — translation MIELIIIGILYIFLSFLLLYRVAKGPNVVDRVIAVNSIEIMTSVALILFSLYSGRGIYLDIALIITVIGFIKTVLISRYLEGKL, via the coding sequence GTGATAGAATTAATTATAATTGGCATATTATACATATTTCTTAGTTTTTTGCTTTTATATAGAGTAGCAAAGGGCCCTAATGTGGTTGATAGGGTAATTGCAGTAAATTCAATTGAAATTATGACATCAGTTGCTTTAATTCTTTTTTCATTATATAGTGGACGAGGAATTTATCTTGATATAGCCCTTATAATTACAGTGATTGGCTTTATAAAAACGGTGTTAATATCAAGGTATTTGGAGGGAAAACTATGA
- a CDS encoding Na+/H+ antiporter subunit E, with translation MKKNHFLAVISTFILCYIILILFTFAFSFEELLIGAIVSYIVALFTASFFIHDTPFYLFNPSKFVALIKYVFVIFPKELWKANVDVAKCALSPSLPVNPGIVKIPSNLKSEYALSMLANSITLTPGTITMDVAEDRGKNYYYIHCIDVATTNNVKDGEIIKGTLENCIGRIWK, from the coding sequence TTGAAAAAAAATCATTTTTTAGCTGTTATATCCACATTCATTTTATGTTATATAATATTGATACTGTTTACCTTTGCATTTTCTTTTGAAGAGCTCCTTATAGGAGCTATAGTAAGTTATATTGTAGCATTATTTACAGCGAGTTTTTTTATACACGATACCCCCTTTTATTTATTTAATCCTTCAAAATTTGTTGCTTTAATTAAGTATGTGTTTGTGATTTTCCCAAAGGAGCTTTGGAAAGCTAATGTTGATGTAGCAAAATGTGCTCTTAGTCCTTCTCTACCAGTAAATCCTGGCATAGTAAAGATTCCATCTAACCTAAAATCAGAATATGCCCTATCTATGCTTGCAAATTCTATAACTCTGACTCCTGGAACTATTACTATGGACGTTGCTGAGGATAGAGGAAAGAATTACTACTATATTCACTGCATTGATGTTGCAACTACTAATAATGTTAAAGATGGGGAGATTATTAAAGGTACTCTTGAAAATTGTATTGGGAGGATATGGAAGTGA
- the hypB gene encoding hydrogenase nickel incorporation protein HypB — translation MEIKVVRQIFEWNEDCSNEIKKELKEKKVFMINVMGSPGTGKTSLIVELIKRLSRTYKIAVIEGDIAGQVDAKKIDALGIPVVQLNTDGACHIEAMSIKHVLPYFDLENTDVVFVENIGNLVCPAEFNIGEDIRIAILSVPEGDDKVEKYPLMFSTTDILAINKYDMKEFFDFDDVKVENMAMDLNHNIAIFRISSKSGEGIEKLTDFIKDKIFEKIER, via the coding sequence ATGGAAATAAAGGTTGTTAGGCAAATATTTGAATGGAATGAGGATTGTAGCAATGAAATAAAAAAGGAACTTAAGGAGAAGAAGGTTTTTATGATAAACGTTATGGGATCACCAGGAACTGGAAAAACAAGTCTTATAGTTGAACTTATAAAAAGGTTATCAAGAACATATAAAATAGCTGTTATTGAAGGAGATATTGCTGGGCAGGTAGATGCAAAAAAGATTGATGCTTTAGGAATACCAGTTGTTCAGCTTAACACTGATGGAGCTTGTCATATTGAGGCGATGTCAATAAAACATGTTTTGCCGTATTTTGACCTGGAAAATACAGACGTTGTTTTTGTGGAAAATATCGGCAACCTTGTTTGCCCTGCTGAGTTCAATATAGGTGAAGATATAAGGATAGCAATACTTAGTGTACCTGAAGGTGATGATAAGGTTGAAAAATATCCTCTTATGTTTTCGACAACTGATATACTTGCTATAAATAAGTATGATATGAAAGAATTCTTTGATTTTGATGATGTAAAGGTTGAGAATATGGCAATGGATTTAAATCACAATATAGCTATTTTTAGAATTTCATCAAAAAGCGGTGAAGGGATTGAAAAACTTACAGACTTTATTAAAGATAAAATCTTTGAAAAAATAGAAAGATAG
- the hypA gene encoding hydrogenase maturation nickel metallochaperone HypA codes for MHELSIIEEILKITQNEARKHNAKRILEIRLMVGEMSGVIPDIMQEYFNIASKGTLAEGALLKIKKVPIKIKCQNCCKESIIKRNKVKCPLCGSYDIKIISGREFYIDSLEVE; via the coding sequence ATGCATGAACTTTCTATAATTGAAGAAATACTTAAGATAACGCAGAATGAGGCAAGAAAGCACAATGCAAAAAGAATACTTGAAATAAGGCTTATGGTAGGAGAAATGTCTGGGGTAATACCAGATATAATGCAAGAATATTTCAATATCGCATCAAAAGGTACACTAGCTGAAGGTGCATTACTTAAAATAAAAAAAGTACCAATTAAGATAAAGTGCCAAAATTGTTGTAAAGAAAGCATAATTAAACGTAATAAGGTAAAATGCCCCCTTTGCGGGAGCTATGATATAAAAATAATATCTGGGAGAGAATTTTATATTGATAGCTTGGAGGTGGAATGA
- the hypE gene encoding hydrogenase expression/formation protein HypE: protein MDDIITLAHGSGGKKTSQLIEEMFLPYFDNEELSKLNDGAILNGFDKIVFSTDSFVVRPFFFPGGDIGKLSVCGTVNDICMCGGEPKYLSISLIIEEGFKTENLKRIIESISKTADECNVKIVTGDTKVVERGKGDGIYINTTGIGYLKYDFLDKNRIEDGDMVIVSGNVGDHGVAVMAAREEVFESMNLVSDCMPLHELSKVILEYGNNIKILRDPTRGGIATTLNEFIEGTEIGIELFEESIPISEEVNKACEILGIDPLYSANEGKIVAVVSKNVANKVVNTLKKIKGGEKAAIIGKVTSKVKQRVVLKTSIGGTRILTKLSGSQLPRIC, encoded by the coding sequence ATGGATGATATTATAACCCTTGCCCATGGAAGTGGGGGAAAAAAAACATCACAACTTATAGAGGAGATGTTTTTGCCATATTTTGATAATGAAGAGCTTTCCAAGTTAAATGACGGAGCAATATTAAATGGATTTGATAAAATAGTATTTTCAACCGATAGCTTTGTAGTAAGACCATTCTTTTTTCCTGGAGGAGATATTGGAAAGCTTTCAGTTTGTGGTACTGTAAATGATATATGTATGTGTGGAGGTGAACCTAAATATTTAAGTATTAGTTTGATAATTGAAGAAGGATTTAAAACAGAGAATTTAAAAAGAATAATAGAGTCTATAAGCAAAACTGCTGATGAATGTAACGTTAAGATAGTTACAGGTGATACAAAAGTAGTTGAAAGAGGAAAAGGAGATGGGATATATATCAATACCACAGGTATTGGTTATTTAAAATATGATTTTTTAGATAAAAATAGAATTGAAGATGGGGATATGGTAATTGTATCAGGGAATGTTGGAGACCACGGTGTTGCTGTAATGGCAGCAAGGGAAGAGGTTTTTGAAAGTATGAATTTAGTATCTGATTGTATGCCTCTTCATGAATTATCTAAAGTAATACTTGAATATGGAAATAATATAAAGATTTTAAGAGATCCCACAAGAGGAGGAATTGCAACAACTTTAAATGAGTTTATAGAAGGAACAGAGATTGGTATTGAGCTTTTTGAGGAAAGTATTCCTATTTCTGAAGAAGTTAATAAAGCATGTGAGATACTTGGAATTGATCCTTTATATTCAGCAAATGAAGGCAAAATAGTTGCTGTTGTTTCTAAAAATGTTGCAAATAAAGTAGTAAATACTTTAAAAAAAATAAAGGGTGGAGAGAAGGCTGCAATTATAGGGAAAGTAACATCAAAGGTTAAGCAAAGAGTAGTACTTAAAACATCAATAGGTGGGACAAGAATATTGACAAAATTATCAGGTTCTCAGCTTCCAAGGATATGTTAG
- the hypD gene encoding hydrogenase formation protein HypD produces the protein MLWEEFNKSDAVENIIRILKEYKKRITIMEVCGTHTMAIAKFGIKSILPKNIRLISGPGCPVCVTPVEIIDEIIKLSKIKDVIITTYGDMIKVPGSNSDESLERRKAEGADIRVVYSPMDALEIAKKNSDKEIVFIGIGFETTAPNSAVAVETAINEEIKNFSLFSIHKRVEPVLRHIINMDNFEVNGFLCPGNVAVIIGEEGFEFLVKEYKIPSVICGFEAGDIIYSIYRLSEMIKNNTPFLENEYIRAVKKKGNEKAKAAIDNYFEFCDDLWRGIGFIKNSGYKLKNEYSDFDATKKFSIELKTCDYTGLCRCGDVIKGKIEPFECEFFSRICTPENPLGPCMVSSEGACASEYKYSRMR, from the coding sequence ATGCTTTGGGAAGAATTCAATAAATCTGATGCTGTTGAAAATATTATAAGGATTTTAAAGGAATATAAAAAAAGAATAACTATAATGGAAGTTTGCGGAACACATACTATGGCTATTGCAAAGTTTGGAATTAAGAGCATTTTGCCAAAGAACATAAGGCTTATATCAGGACCTGGTTGTCCTGTATGTGTAACTCCTGTTGAAATAATAGATGAAATTATAAAACTTTCAAAAATTAAAGATGTTATAATTACAACCTATGGAGATATGATAAAGGTTCCGGGATCCAATTCTGATGAAAGTCTTGAAAGAAGGAAAGCAGAAGGTGCCGATATAAGAGTTGTTTATTCTCCGATGGATGCTTTAGAAATTGCTAAAAAAAATTCTGACAAAGAAATTGTCTTTATTGGAATAGGATTTGAAACTACAGCTCCAAACTCTGCTGTAGCAGTTGAAACTGCTATAAATGAGGAAATTAAAAATTTTAGCCTTTTTAGTATTCATAAAAGGGTTGAACCAGTTTTAAGACATATTATAAATATGGACAATTTTGAAGTTAATGGATTTTTATGCCCTGGAAATGTAGCGGTTATAATTGGAGAAGAAGGATTTGAATTTTTAGTAAAAGAATATAAAATACCTTCAGTTATTTGTGGATTTGAAGCAGGAGACATAATTTATTCAATATACAGGTTATCGGAGATGATAAAAAATAATACTCCTTTTCTTGAAAACGAATATATAAGAGCTGTAAAGAAAAAAGGAAATGAAAAGGCTAAAGCAGCAATAGATAACTACTTTGAGTTTTGTGATGATTTATGGAGAGGCATTGGGTTTATTAAAAACAGTGGATACAAATTAAAAAATGAATATAGTGATTTTGATGCAACAAAAAAGTTTTCGATAGAATTGAAAACCTGCGATTATACAGGGCTTTGTAGATGTGGGGATGTTATAAAAGGTAAGATAGAGCCTTTTGAATGTGAATTCTTTTCGAGGATATGTACTCCGGAGAATCCATTGGGACCTTGCATGGTTTCAAGTGAGGGAGCTTGTGCTTCTGAATATAAGTATTCCCGTATGAGGTGA
- a CDS encoding HypC/HybG/HupF family hydrogenase formation chaperone, translating into MCLAVPLKITKINGKDAIGESYGFKKNIRIDFIKDVKIGDYVIVHAGFAIEKIEEEVALENLKMIKEVADALGRIQ; encoded by the coding sequence ATGTGTTTAGCAGTGCCATTGAAGATTACTAAAATAAATGGTAAGGATGCTATTGGAGAAAGTTATGGATTTAAGAAGAACATCAGGATTGATTTTATTAAAGATGTAAAAATAGGGGATTATGTAATAGTTCATGCTGGTTTTGCAATAGAGAAAATAGAAGAAGAAGTTGCACTTGAAAATTTAAAAATGATTAAGGAGGTAGCTGATGCTTTGGGAAGAATTCAATAA